One region of Girardinichthys multiradiatus isolate DD_20200921_A chromosome 1, DD_fGirMul_XY1, whole genome shotgun sequence genomic DNA includes:
- the rgs19 gene encoding regulator of G-protein signaling 19 isoform X1 has product MCLRKRSGYRPPDLINAKIYTGPIPAERGGELAMGGGCSETSALSGAGEARGLTTTQNSQRPNACCFCWCCCCSCSCLTVRNEEERRKRRRRKRISQDTKMETKLETCPKPLVEEIQMWSQSFDKLMRNPAGRNVFREFLRTEYSEENMLFWLACEDLKQEINKSAIEEKARSIYEDYISILSPKEVSLDARVREVINKKMQDPTPHTFEDAQLQIYTLMHRDSYPRFLSSNIYRTLVQGGSRTSSES; this is encoded by the exons TACACGGGTCCGATCCCAGCCGAGCGAGGAGGTGAGCTGGCCATGGGGGGAGGTTGTAGCGAGACCTCAGCTCTGAGCGGGGCAGGAGAGGCCCGGGGCTTGACCACTACCCAGAATTCCCAGCGGCCTAATGCCTGCTGCTTTTGCTGGTGCTGCTGTTGCAGCTGTTCATG TCTCACCGTCAGGAATGAAGAGGAGAGACggaagaggagaaggaggaagagaaTATCCCAGGACACCAAGATGGAAACCAAACTTGAAACTTG CCCTAAACCCTTGGTGGAGGAGATCCAGATGTGGTCTCAGTCGTTTGACAAGCTGATGAGGAACCCCGCAGGTCGAAATGTTTTCCGGGAGTTCCTGCGAACCGAGTACAGCGAGGAGAACATGTTGTTCTGGCTGGCCTGTGAAGATCTCAAACAAGAAATCAACAAGAGTGCCATTGAAGAAAAAGCTCGGTCCATCTATGAAGACTATATTTCTATATTATCACCAAAAGAG GTTAGTCTGGATGCCCGGGTTCGAGAGGTGATAAACAAGAAGATGCAGGACCCCACGCCTCACACCTTTGAAGACGCCCAGCTGCAGATCTACACGCTGATGCACAGGGACTCCTACCCACGATTCCTCTCCTCCAATATCTATAGGACCCTCGTTCAGGGCGGGTCCCGCACCTCCTCGGAATCCTAG
- the rgs19 gene encoding regulator of G-protein signaling 19 isoform X3 — protein sequence MADVLYTGPIPAERGGELAMGGGCSETSALSGAGEARGLTTTQNSQRPNACCFCWCCCCSCSCLTVRNEEERRKRRRRKRISQDTKMETKLETCPKPLVEEIQMWSQSFDKLMRNPAGRNVFREFLRTEYSEENMLFWLACEDLKQEINKSAIEEKARSIYEDYISILSPKEVSLDARVREVINKKMQDPTPHTFEDAQLQIYTLMHRDSYPRFLSSNIYRTLVQGGSRTSSES from the exons TACACGGGTCCGATCCCAGCCGAGCGAGGAGGTGAGCTGGCCATGGGGGGAGGTTGTAGCGAGACCTCAGCTCTGAGCGGGGCAGGAGAGGCCCGGGGCTTGACCACTACCCAGAATTCCCAGCGGCCTAATGCCTGCTGCTTTTGCTGGTGCTGCTGTTGCAGCTGTTCATG TCTCACCGTCAGGAATGAAGAGGAGAGACggaagaggagaaggaggaagagaaTATCCCAGGACACCAAGATGGAAACCAAACTTGAAACTTG CCCTAAACCCTTGGTGGAGGAGATCCAGATGTGGTCTCAGTCGTTTGACAAGCTGATGAGGAACCCCGCAGGTCGAAATGTTTTCCGGGAGTTCCTGCGAACCGAGTACAGCGAGGAGAACATGTTGTTCTGGCTGGCCTGTGAAGATCTCAAACAAGAAATCAACAAGAGTGCCATTGAAGAAAAAGCTCGGTCCATCTATGAAGACTATATTTCTATATTATCACCAAAAGAG GTTAGTCTGGATGCCCGGGTTCGAGAGGTGATAAACAAGAAGATGCAGGACCCCACGCCTCACACCTTTGAAGACGCCCAGCTGCAGATCTACACGCTGATGCACAGGGACTCCTACCCACGATTCCTCTCCTCCAATATCTATAGGACCCTCGTTCAGGGCGGGTCCCGCACCTCCTCGGAATCCTAG
- the rgs19 gene encoding regulator of G-protein signaling 19 isoform X2 yields the protein MCLRKRSGYRPPDLINAKIYTGPIPAERGGELAMGGGCSETSALSGAGEARGLTTTQNSQRPNACCFCWCCCCSCSWNEEERRKRRRRKRISQDTKMETKLETCPKPLVEEIQMWSQSFDKLMRNPAGRNVFREFLRTEYSEENMLFWLACEDLKQEINKSAIEEKARSIYEDYISILSPKEVSLDARVREVINKKMQDPTPHTFEDAQLQIYTLMHRDSYPRFLSSNIYRTLVQGGSRTSSES from the exons TACACGGGTCCGATCCCAGCCGAGCGAGGAGGTGAGCTGGCCATGGGGGGAGGTTGTAGCGAGACCTCAGCTCTGAGCGGGGCAGGAGAGGCCCGGGGCTTGACCACTACCCAGAATTCCCAGCGGCCTAATGCCTGCTGCTTTTGCTGGTGCTGCTGTTGCAGCTGTTCATG GAATGAAGAGGAGAGACggaagaggagaaggaggaagagaaTATCCCAGGACACCAAGATGGAAACCAAACTTGAAACTTG CCCTAAACCCTTGGTGGAGGAGATCCAGATGTGGTCTCAGTCGTTTGACAAGCTGATGAGGAACCCCGCAGGTCGAAATGTTTTCCGGGAGTTCCTGCGAACCGAGTACAGCGAGGAGAACATGTTGTTCTGGCTGGCCTGTGAAGATCTCAAACAAGAAATCAACAAGAGTGCCATTGAAGAAAAAGCTCGGTCCATCTATGAAGACTATATTTCTATATTATCACCAAAAGAG GTTAGTCTGGATGCCCGGGTTCGAGAGGTGATAAACAAGAAGATGCAGGACCCCACGCCTCACACCTTTGAAGACGCCCAGCTGCAGATCTACACGCTGATGCACAGGGACTCCTACCCACGATTCCTCTCCTCCAATATCTATAGGACCCTCGTTCAGGGCGGGTCCCGCACCTCCTCGGAATCCTAG
- the rgs19 gene encoding regulator of G-protein signaling 19 isoform X4, whose protein sequence is MGGGCSETSALSGAGEARGLTTTQNSQRPNACCFCWCCCCSCSCLTVRNEEERRKRRRRKRISQDTKMETKLETCPKPLVEEIQMWSQSFDKLMRNPAGRNVFREFLRTEYSEENMLFWLACEDLKQEINKSAIEEKARSIYEDYISILSPKEVSLDARVREVINKKMQDPTPHTFEDAQLQIYTLMHRDSYPRFLSSNIYRTLVQGGSRTSSES, encoded by the exons ATGGGGGGAGGTTGTAGCGAGACCTCAGCTCTGAGCGGGGCAGGAGAGGCCCGGGGCTTGACCACTACCCAGAATTCCCAGCGGCCTAATGCCTGCTGCTTTTGCTGGTGCTGCTGTTGCAGCTGTTCATG TCTCACCGTCAGGAATGAAGAGGAGAGACggaagaggagaaggaggaagagaaTATCCCAGGACACCAAGATGGAAACCAAACTTGAAACTTG CCCTAAACCCTTGGTGGAGGAGATCCAGATGTGGTCTCAGTCGTTTGACAAGCTGATGAGGAACCCCGCAGGTCGAAATGTTTTCCGGGAGTTCCTGCGAACCGAGTACAGCGAGGAGAACATGTTGTTCTGGCTGGCCTGTGAAGATCTCAAACAAGAAATCAACAAGAGTGCCATTGAAGAAAAAGCTCGGTCCATCTATGAAGACTATATTTCTATATTATCACCAAAAGAG GTTAGTCTGGATGCCCGGGTTCGAGAGGTGATAAACAAGAAGATGCAGGACCCCACGCCTCACACCTTTGAAGACGCCCAGCTGCAGATCTACACGCTGATGCACAGGGACTCCTACCCACGATTCCTCTCCTCCAATATCTATAGGACCCTCGTTCAGGGCGGGTCCCGCACCTCCTCGGAATCCTAG